From one Suicoccus acidiformans genomic stretch:
- a CDS encoding IS3 family transposase produces the protein MSRVGKCLDNGPMEAISSTLKEEVYRLKTYDRFEELEVDIARYIDFYNNERVTLAMGLKILA, from the coding sequence ATGTCTCGGGTCGGAAAATGCCTCGATAATGGACCGATGGAGGCCATTTCGAGCACCCTGAAAGAAGAGGTGTATCGTTTGAAGACTTATGATAGATTTGAGGAACTTGAGGTAGATATCGCACGCTATATTGATTTCTACAATAATGAGCGAGTGACTTTAGCTATGGGGCTTAAAATTCTAGCATAA